Below is a genomic region from Triticum dicoccoides isolate Atlit2015 ecotype Zavitan chromosome 5A, WEW_v2.0, whole genome shotgun sequence.
TCAGAAAAGGGCTTTACATTGGCTGAGAGAGATCTCGAATTTGCGTTAATTTTAACGAATAATAGACGGTTTTCTGGAAAAATGCTAAAAGAATGCCTTAATTTTGTGTGTCATCAGGTGCTTCACATGGACAGGAATGACTATTATGGTGGAGACTCCACATCGCTCAATCTCAACCAGGTGACAGGTCTTCACTCTCTTTGTTCAGTATAGTTTGTCACGCTTTGTGACCACAGAAATTTTGCTAGAGTTGGCGGTATATTTTAGCAGAGACGGTAAACCAGGAATTACCTACCTGTGTCTTGTGATCCAATGGGATTCTCTGAAACAATTTTCCATTATGCTCTCGTTCACAGCTATGGAAGAGGTTCAAGGGCGACGAGACACCCCCTGCAAGTATAGGAGCCAGCAGAGACTACAATGTAGACATGGTTCCAAAGGTCTGTTCCTATTCCACTCTACGTAGCTCCTTTCGGAAACTCCAGGAACAGTAGGGATGCAACGCGAAGGCCCGCAAAATTGATAAGCCAACACTCTCCCTCCGCTCCAAAATTATTGTCGCGGTTTTAGTTCAatgaaatttgaactaaaaccaagaAAATAATTATGGAACGGCGAACAGTGTGTTTCAGCATGTCTGGTAGAGATATCCAGTATGTACTGGACATCATTTGGCTGGCAATTGCTTGTTGAAACGAAAGATAATACAGTACAGTTCACTTATATCAGTATCAGTAGACAACTTGAATAACAAATATTAATATTGCTCTTTTGAACCAATAAACGATGACTGTGACCTCACCTCCTTACTAACATAACAGTGTCATTTTGGCTAGTTTATGATGGCAAATGGTGCTTTGGTCCGTGTACTCATTCATACTGGTGTTACCAAGTATTTATCCTTTAAAGCTGTGGATGGAAGCTACGTTTTCAACAAGGGAAAGGTTCAGTGCTCTTTCTTATGCACGCACACTCCATCATATATATAATCAAGACATTGCCATCTAAAACATTTCTTCTATACCCACTATCTTGTTCCCAGATCCACAAAGTTCCCTCAACTGATATGGAAGCTCTCAAGTCTCCATTAATGGGATTGTTTGAGAAGCGAAGAGCAGGGAAATTCTTCCTTTATGTTCAAGATTACAAGGAAAATGACCCAAGTACTCACAAGGGGCTGGACCTTACAAAGATGACCAGTAAACAACTTATCTCGTGTGTACCTATCTTTACTGCTGCCATTTATATTTTCTTTTTAATTGAATAAAAGTATAGTAGATGGTATGACTCGATTGTTGCCTTGGTTATCAATGCCATAGGAAAAAACATCCCTGAAAACATCATGTTTTGAAAATAAATTTTGTTTCAAGTTCTGATATCTTCTATATTTTATTATTAGGTCATTTTTTTTTCTGCAGATCTCTATGTAGAGAGGGATAAAATTAGGACAACTTTGTTTAGAACTTATAAATTGACACATTATTGTTCGCATATCATAATCTAATTTCCGTTGCCCATGTTTAAAGGTACTGTTCTGATATTCTATTCATAACCATTTTATATGTTTTTGGAATCTCAAGTGCTAGCCGTTGATTATGATTCAATTTAACGTGATTCATCTGTTGCAATTTCGTGTTTCAGAAAATACGGTTTGGATGATAATACAATAGACTTCATTGGTCACGCGGTCGCTCTTCATAAGGACGATATTTATCTTTCAGAACCTGCAATTGAAATTGTGAAGCGGATGAAGGCAAGTTTTTCTGACAGCAAAAGCATTCATTGATATCTTAGATACCTTCTAAAATTAATATCAATATCAGATACAAACCTCATAATTTTCGTGTATTTTAACTGCTGATGAGAACTTTTAAACCAGCTTAGCTGGAAATTGGCCCTGATAGTATAACGAGCTTCCAAATTCCTGCCCAGATAAGTGAACACTTTAGTGTGTACTCCCTCCGCTCCATAattcttgtcgtggttttagttgaactaaaaccacaacaagAATTATGGGACATATAGATAGTACAAACTTGAAAGAATGCCAAACTGGGATGCCTACATGCAAGGAATCACCATGCTAGTCACGTAGTCGTAGGGAATCACCACTATGGAACATATGTCAGTCACCTAAGTCACGTCTAGCCTAACAATAATTTTGAGAACTCTAGACTTGATGTTAGTACAAAATACTCCATGTTAATGCTTCATTGTATATATTAGTTCATGGTGTTAGGTCATCTCTTTGTTTCTCACAGTATATTAATTGTTACCTAAACTTACTTTATCTTTGCAGCTTTATGCAGAATCAGTGGCTCGTTTTCAAGGAGGCTCGCCATATATTTATCCTCTTTATGGTTTAGGGGAGCTGCCACAGGTCAATGCTTTTATTTACTCTCTTTTCTTGTCTGATTCCAGCAATTATATATGTCCGATGTATTTGATTTTGTAATTTCTTTTGTTTGCTACAGGGGTTCGCACGGCTTAGTGCTGTATATGGTGGGACATACATGTTGAATAAGCCAGAGTGCAAGGTACAAAAATATGTTAGAAAAGTAGCATTTCACATATTATTTCTCTGGTGATTTGGGCATGGTGATGGTTACACCAAATGTTGCATGAATATGGTACAACATAAAACTAAATTTTAGGGTTTTAAGGTGCACAACACAGGAATAATGATGTTTATTATAGCTTCAGAATGGAAATGTTGTAACCGACCACATGGCACTGTCAAGGGTGTAAGATAACATCTTGTTGGTAGAACCAAACAAAGTTCTAGTCCGTTCAAGCACTTATACAGTACTCCCTCTGCCTCAAATTAATTGAAGTTCTagctttgtcctaagtcaaacCTATGTAGTGCCAAAGTAGAACATACAAAACGAGGCCGTCGAGCTTGGAGGGGTCCGGGCATAGCCCCCGAATACGCACTGGACCCTCCCTCGGCATACACCACTCACTGATAGCCACCATCTTACCCACTGATTCCGAGATTGGCAGCCAGCAAGGTCTCCTGCCTACACCCTGCCATCGTTGAGCTCCCTTGTAGTGGGTGACACTAAGTAGGCAGCTCCGTCCGCCCCTCTTGGACTGGGGGAAGAGGGCAATATACACCTTGATGAGGGGAGAATTTTGAACTTTGGGAGAGGGCGGTGTGGAGGTGATAGGGGCTCCGGCTCCATGGCCACCTCAGGCGTCACCTCGATAGTCGGGCTATTTTCCCCATTCGCCCATGTGTCCACGCCGCCGTCCTGGCACCCAGGACACACCCCTTTTCTGGTGGGATGACGTTGCTAAGGACGAGGACACAGTTGGGTCAGACATGTAGATCCATGCATCCCTCACTCCGATGACGCTCGACAACTTCCTTGCAATGGTCAAGAAGGTTCCTAGGCACAAGTCATGCCGACACTCCAACCAATCGCCGTACCCCAGTCCTAACCTCGACTCGTCATGCTTGGGATCCTCTCTAGCCAAAATGTCACATCTTCGCTTCCACCCCTCCTGTGGGGTGCGAGAGGGTCGCCGATGTCTGCGGTGGTGCCGACGGGCCTTGTCTACTTCCTGTGTCGCTCAGGGCTCCTCTGCCCACCGGACAGTGCACGCCCCACCAGGCTGGTACACCCGTGTGTGGCGCTGCCGCCGCCATTGCAGATGTCTGTGAGGGACGCGGTGCACATCGGGGCTACCCTTGGCCATCTTGGGTCAACTGTGGCATGCGTAGCAGGTCAGCCCATATCGGACTAGCGCACCTAGGACGTCTCGTCCTTCCGGCTGTTGGCACGTGTAGTTCGTTGATCCAGCCCTCCCTAGGCCCTTCTCCATTTGTACGTCGCCGCCATGATGGTTCGGGAGGCCGACGACATAGGATTTCGGCCAAAGCGCTCGCTTGATGGCGCAGACCCTTCTCGCTCGCCCGCCCGCCCCTTCAAGTGGACCTCCCCTTGGCTTGGATGGTGGCCATATGGGTGAATATGACAGGCACCTTGCCCCGCTGGGTGGAGACGACCGCTGGCCGCCTACCACTTGCCATTGCGCCATGCTCCTTCGACCTCGCTCTTCCCCGTCCTACCTATAACCAGCCTGCATGGCCGGACCTTGCCCCCTCTCCCCGGAGCTTGCCATTGTGCAATGCTCCATCGACCTCACTCCTCCCCGTCCTACCTATAACTAGCATGTGTGGCCGGACCTTACTCCCCTCTCCCCGGATCCCCAGGCATGCTTCATTGGGAAGGCGAGCTCACCCAACATGAGGGTGTGTCTCCGGTCATGAGCAGGGCTCCCTTGCTCGGGAGGGAAGCAATTTTGAGCGCTCAAACAAAGCGGTGGCTCCCTTTTGGTCCCGAAGACTGGACCGGTCGGGATGAGTTCCACTCGTGCCATGTGGCGCGTTCGCCTCAGGAGGTTCATTGGGGTTCCATTGACCAACATGCTTCCTGTAGCGATGCCCTTGACTGGCAACGGGGGTAACCCGCGGTCTCCTGGTACTCCGCCGCATGCCGGCCCGTATGCGCCATCCAAGAAGTCGGGCGGTGGTTTGGGGGAAGCCCACAAGTTGTCCTGCCTACACCCCCGCCACCGGTGAGCTCCCTTGTGGCAAGTGGCACAGAGCAGGTGACTCCAGTCCGCTCCTCTTGCTTGGGAGGCGCAGTTGTGCTTGAATCGCGACATTGCGGGCCGCAGTGCTCCACGGTCTAGGAGTTTCTAGGCTATGGGGTGGATGGCGGGTTTTATTACTTCGACATTGTGTCGGAGGTGATACCCCTCGTATGCACCTGGCTGCTATCTCGGTGGTGCCGGACTAGTAGGACCCACCCCCGTCAGTGGAGGTCACTGCCGACGTCATCAGGGCCGAGCTCTGCGACTACATTACAGACACCTTTGCAAGACCTCCCCGTCGGTGTTCACCATGGCCTTCCCCTTAACAAGACCAAGGTCACTGTTAGCTCCTCCACTGTTGATCTCGAGGCGACCTCCTCCCTCTTCCAAGTGTGGATCTTCACCCgtgagattccagaggaggccaagCAGGACCAAGTCATGTCCCCCATTGTTCACTAGAGCGGTATTTTTCTTCTCTGCTTCTTGGTGCAATCACATGTTGTGTTTCTTTCCTGGACACCTTTCCTCTGCTTCCATGCACAACAAGC
It encodes:
- the LOC119298986 gene encoding guanosine nucleotide diphosphate dissociation inhibitor 2-like, yielding MDEEYDVIVLGTGLKECILSGLLSVDRLKVLHMDRNDYYGGDSTSLNLNQLWKRFKGDETPPASIGASRDYNVDMVPKFMMANGALVRVLIHTGVTKYLSFKAVDGSYVFNKGKIHKVPSTDMEALKSPLMGLFEKRRAGKFFLYVQDYKENDPSTHKGLDLTKMTSKQLISKYGLDDNTIDFIGHAVALHKDDIYLSEPAIEIVKRMKLYAESVARFQGGSPYIYPLYGLGELPQGFARLSAVYGGTYMLNKPECKVEFDDEGKVRGVTSEGETAKGKKVVCDPSYVPEKVKKVGKVFRAIAIMSHPIPNTAESHSVQIIIPQKQLGRRSDMYVFCCSYSHNVASKGKFIAFVSAQAESDNPEAELKPGIDLLGPVDELFFDTYDRYEPTNDPSSDNCFISTSYDATTHFESTVMDVLSLYTKITGKTVDLSVDLSAASAPEDD